One window of the Aquipuribacter hungaricus genome contains the following:
- a CDS encoding methionine ABC transporter permease, with protein MAETAGLGAELARVVDVLPEMGAALGETALMVAIAVPLAVLVAVPLGMLMYATRPGGLAPSPLVYRAVNTVVNVVRSFPFIILLIAMIPITRLVVGTSLGTVAVTVPLTVNAAAYLARFVEQNLLQVPLGVVEAARSLGAGKVRTLWSVLLVEARPALAGSITIMVVSFISYSAIAGLAGGGGIGDFAIRYGYYRYETGVMVATVVVIIVLVQLVQAAGTLTVRRLDKRL; from the coding sequence GTGGCTGAGACCGCAGGCCTGGGCGCCGAGCTCGCCCGCGTCGTCGACGTCCTGCCCGAGATGGGCGCCGCTCTCGGCGAGACCGCCCTCATGGTCGCCATCGCCGTGCCGCTCGCGGTGCTCGTCGCCGTCCCGCTCGGGATGCTCATGTACGCCACCCGGCCCGGTGGCCTGGCACCGAGCCCGCTCGTCTACCGGGCGGTCAACACGGTCGTCAACGTCGTCCGGTCGTTCCCGTTCATCATCCTGCTCATCGCCATGATCCCCATCACCCGGCTCGTGGTCGGGACCAGCCTGGGGACGGTCGCGGTGACCGTGCCGCTGACCGTCAACGCCGCCGCCTACCTGGCCCGCTTCGTCGAGCAGAACCTGCTCCAGGTCCCGCTCGGCGTCGTCGAGGCCGCACGCTCCCTGGGCGCCGGCAAGGTCCGCACCCTGTGGAGCGTCCTGCTCGTCGAGGCCCGGCCCGCCCTGGCCGGCTCCATCACGATCATGGTCGTGAGCTTCATCTCGTACTCCGCGATCGCCGGCCTGGCCGGCGGCGGCGGCATCGGCGACTTCGCCATCCGGTACGGCTACTACCGCTACGAGACGGGGGTGATGGTCGCGACGGTCGTGGTGATCATCGTGCTCGTCCAGCTGGTGCAGGCCGCCGGGACCCTGACCGTGCGACGACTGGACAAGCGCCTGTGA
- a CDS encoding ABC transporter substrate-binding protein, producing MRSHTVRSHPVRSHPVRSRPVRLTTLLVVGAVALAGCAQGRGGGEAAAEASYDSGAEVDGPLEVLGFGLNDEVAEVRAARAEEELSGVDVQLVEGGLDPQRFLTAVASGDAPDLIYTTRAQVGSFASRGAIAPLTRCIEGEDIDMSAYVQTAVDQVTLDGDVYAIPEFNVVQVLAANPQLLEQAGVTTAQVDGSDWEGVLTATDALATAAGPDAIGYDSKLPDFFPLWARSNGAGLLSEDGRTAQLDDPKAVEALELAVEVLERQGGFGDVSALRDASDFFGADNQFAAGTLGAFPIEQWYINVLNDVSPDAPVTFDTFKDRQGQTIAFAGGGSWAVPTGSSNPEAACRYAKTMTEVDSWMAAAEARQQAREEEGKPFTGLLTGNTEADAAIRELVADTDEPWQSGIEATYEANDNTFALPANPADAEFTEAWQDAVNRVLNGQETPAESLARAQEEAQAALDSAWETWDASGGEPSVQPAPSASADR from the coding sequence GTGCGCTCTCACACCGTGCGCTCCCACCCCGTGCGCTCCCACCCCGTGCGCTCCCGCCCCGTCCGGCTCACCACGCTGCTCGTCGTCGGGGCCGTCGCCCTGGCCGGCTGCGCCCAGGGCCGGGGGGGCGGGGAGGCCGCCGCCGAGGCCAGCTACGACTCCGGGGCGGAGGTCGACGGCCCGCTGGAGGTCCTCGGCTTCGGCCTCAACGACGAGGTCGCCGAGGTCCGGGCCGCCCGGGCGGAGGAGGAGCTGTCCGGCGTCGACGTCCAGCTCGTCGAGGGCGGGCTCGACCCGCAGCGCTTCCTCACCGCCGTCGCCAGCGGCGACGCCCCCGACCTCATCTACACCACCCGCGCCCAGGTCGGCTCCTTCGCCTCCCGCGGCGCCATCGCCCCGCTGACCCGGTGCATCGAGGGCGAGGACATCGACATGTCCGCCTACGTCCAGACCGCGGTCGACCAGGTCACCCTCGACGGCGACGTCTACGCCATCCCCGAGTTCAACGTGGTCCAGGTGCTCGCGGCCAACCCGCAGCTGCTCGAGCAGGCCGGGGTGACGACCGCCCAGGTCGACGGCTCCGACTGGGAGGGCGTGCTCACCGCCACCGACGCGCTCGCCACGGCGGCCGGGCCGGACGCCATCGGCTACGACAGCAAGCTGCCCGACTTCTTCCCGCTGTGGGCGCGGTCGAACGGGGCGGGCCTGCTCAGCGAGGACGGGCGCACCGCGCAGCTCGACGACCCCAAGGCCGTCGAGGCCCTCGAGCTCGCCGTCGAGGTGCTGGAGCGCCAGGGCGGCTTCGGCGACGTGTCCGCGCTGCGCGACGCCTCGGACTTCTTCGGCGCCGACAACCAGTTCGCCGCCGGCACGCTCGGCGCCTTCCCGATCGAGCAGTGGTACATCAACGTCCTCAACGACGTCTCCCCCGACGCCCCGGTCACCTTCGACACCTTCAAGGACCGCCAGGGCCAGACCATCGCCTTCGCCGGCGGCGGCTCGTGGGCCGTGCCCACCGGCAGCAGCAACCCCGAGGCGGCCTGCCGCTACGCCAAGACCATGACCGAGGTCGACAGCTGGATGGCGGCCGCCGAGGCCCGCCAGCAGGCGCGCGAGGAGGAGGGCAAGCCCTTCACCGGGCTGCTCACCGGCAACACCGAGGCCGACGCCGCGATCCGCGAGCTGGTCGCCGACACCGACGAGCCGTGGCAGAGCGGCATCGAGGCGACCTACGAGGCCAACGACAACACCTTCGCCCTGCCCGCCAACCCGGCGGACGCCGAGTTCACCGAGGCCTGGCAGGACGCGGTCAACCGGGTCCTCAACGGCCAGGAGACCCCGGCGGAGTCGCTCGCCCGGGCCCAGGAGGAGGCGCAGGCCGCCCTCGACAGCGCGTGGGAGACGTGGGACGCCTCCGGCGGCGAGCCGTCGGTGCAGCCCGCCCCGTCCGCGAGCGCCGACCGGTGA
- a CDS encoding MetQ/NlpA family ABC transporter substrate-binding protein translates to MSTTPRPSTTRRAALGTGLLVGALVVAGCGAGGEASSAEPAASGSAGGGAPAGDREITVVATDTPAYSGPLEIAAETLEADGWTVDITYVTDIVQPNNAVSTGEFDFNFFQHGAYLQTFNRDNGTDVVPLFYAVGSPAGVYSVTHDSIEDLPDGARIALPVDPANNGRALHLLAGAGLLELAEGAQVVSTSQEDITDNPRGFEFVEVDQQTLTQTLPDVDAGFLFIRQAIEMELDPNEDALLFEDDLDAIPYRIVFGGAPDAVGSEKTEALREAFQSDEVRAFYTDFYGDWAPLPWDEDPQEQVADWWTEG, encoded by the coding sequence TCGTCGTGGCCGGCTGCGGCGCCGGCGGCGAGGCCTCCTCCGCCGAGCCCGCCGCCTCCGGGTCCGCCGGCGGCGGTGCCCCTGCGGGCGACCGCGAGATCACCGTCGTGGCGACCGACACCCCGGCCTACTCCGGCCCGCTCGAGATCGCCGCCGAGACGCTCGAGGCCGACGGCTGGACCGTCGACATCACGTACGTCACCGACATCGTGCAGCCGAACAACGCGGTCTCCACCGGGGAGTTCGACTTCAACTTCTTCCAGCACGGCGCCTACCTGCAGACGTTCAACCGCGACAACGGCACCGACGTCGTCCCGCTGTTCTACGCGGTCGGCTCCCCCGCCGGCGTGTACTCCGTGACGCACGACAGCATCGAGGACCTGCCCGACGGCGCCCGGATCGCGCTGCCCGTCGACCCGGCGAACAACGGCCGCGCGCTGCACCTGCTCGCCGGGGCCGGGCTGCTCGAGCTCGCCGAGGGCGCCCAGGTGGTCTCCACGAGCCAGGAGGACATCACCGACAACCCGCGCGGCTTCGAGTTCGTCGAGGTCGACCAGCAGACGCTCACGCAGACCCTGCCCGACGTCGACGCCGGCTTCCTCTTCATCCGCCAGGCCATCGAGATGGAGCTCGACCCCAACGAGGACGCGCTGCTGTTCGAGGACGACCTGGACGCCATCCCCTACCGGATCGTCTTCGGCGGCGCCCCCGACGCGGTCGGCTCCGAGAAGACCGAGGCGCTGCGCGAGGCGTTCCAGAGCGACGAGGTGCGGGCGTTCTACACCGACTTCTACGGCGACTGGGCGCCGCTGCCCTGGGACGAGGACCCGCAGGAGCAGGTCGCCGACTGGTGGACCGAGGGGTGA
- a CDS encoding DUF6518 family protein, with translation MQPAPPPTPARALAPAGSPAPHLEPAGAGEQHPAATDTPAPDRPWARTTVPVLVALLLGALTAFGQAHLPETLTPLANSSGSWTVVAFACALLPRSARTAALVGALAMLAMLAGYVVTNELRGFPSSSALLLFWGVLSVTVGPPAGLGAYWARTRRDLRAALGLGALAGILVGEAAYGLTVVSESTPAAYWWGSVLVGVAVTAWASVRRLRGAAAQVAAPVVAAAVATPFVGLYTYGGTVMGLL, from the coding sequence ATGCAGCCAGCACCGCCCCCAACCCCGGCACGAGCCCTGGCGCCGGCCGGCAGCCCGGCCCCTCACCTCGAACCGGCCGGGGCCGGCGAGCAGCACCCCGCAGCCACGGACACCCCAGCACCCGACCGCCCCTGGGCCCGGACGACCGTCCCCGTCCTCGTCGCGCTCCTCCTCGGCGCGCTGACCGCCTTCGGCCAGGCGCACCTGCCTGAGACCCTCACGCCGCTGGCCAACTCCTCGGGCAGCTGGACCGTGGTGGCCTTCGCCTGCGCGCTGCTGCCCCGCTCGGCGCGTACCGCCGCGCTGGTCGGCGCCCTCGCGATGCTCGCCATGCTCGCCGGCTACGTCGTGACGAACGAGCTCCGGGGCTTCCCGTCCAGCTCTGCGCTCCTGCTGTTCTGGGGGGTCCTGAGCGTGACCGTCGGGCCGCCGGCGGGGCTGGGCGCGTACTGGGCCCGCACCCGGCGCGACCTCCGGGCGGCACTGGGACTAGGAGCCCTGGCGGGGATCCTCGTCGGCGAGGCGGCGTACGGGCTGACGGTCGTCAGCGAGAGCACGCCGGCCGCGTACTGGTGGGGCTCGGTGCTGGTCGGGGTCGCCGTGACCGCGTGGGCCTCGGTGCGCCGGCTCCGCGGGGCCGCGGCGCAGGTGGCAGCCCCCGTCGTCGCGGCGGCGGTGGCCACCCCCTTCGTCGGGCTCTACACCTACGGCGGCACCGTCATGGGCCTGCTCTAG
- a CDS encoding carbohydrate ABC transporter permease, with translation MAGAAGAAGAAGAGAGPGAAAAAPGLAKPPRRDRRARTLVARVLVLGALGLVTLLFVYPFVWLVSASFKPRGDVFDNRLIPATATLQNYVTVWQEAPVALWLLNTVIVTVLSAGTVTLSSALVAWGFSYFQFRGRGLLFGLVLATMMLPGAVTMIPTYLIWDSLGLVNTQVPLWAGGLFGSAFYVFLLRQFFLGMPREIFEAARVDGAGNWSIFWRMALPLCKPAVVLTLLFEVQAAWTNLMGPLIYLRDEELFTIPLGLKILLDRFVGSGNFQWEVVVTASVITTLPMVLLFFLGQRYFVDGVAASPGGGK, from the coding sequence GTGGCCGGTGCCGCCGGTGCCGCCGGTGCGGCTGGTGCGGGCGCCGGTCCCGGCGCGGCTGCTGCCGCGCCCGGTCTCGCGAAGCCGCCACGTCGTGACCGTCGTGCGCGCACGCTCGTGGCGCGGGTCCTCGTCCTCGGGGCGCTGGGGCTCGTCACGCTGCTGTTCGTCTACCCGTTCGTCTGGCTCGTCAGCGCGTCGTTCAAGCCGCGCGGCGACGTCTTCGACAACCGCCTCATCCCCGCGACCGCCACGCTGCAGAACTACGTGACGGTCTGGCAGGAGGCGCCCGTCGCGCTGTGGCTGCTCAACACCGTCATCGTCACGGTGCTCTCCGCGGGGACGGTGACGCTGTCCAGCGCGCTGGTGGCCTGGGGGTTCTCGTACTTCCAGTTCCGAGGGCGGGGTCTGCTGTTCGGCCTCGTCCTCGCCACGATGATGCTCCCCGGCGCGGTGACGATGATCCCGACGTACCTGATCTGGGACTCGCTCGGCCTGGTCAACACCCAGGTCCCGCTGTGGGCCGGCGGGCTGTTCGGCAGCGCGTTCTACGTCTTCCTGCTGCGGCAGTTCTTCCTCGGGATGCCGAGGGAGATCTTCGAGGCGGCCCGGGTCGACGGCGCCGGCAACTGGTCGATCTTCTGGCGGATGGCCCTGCCGCTGTGCAAGCCCGCCGTCGTCCTCACGCTGCTGTTCGAGGTGCAGGCGGCGTGGACGAACCTCATGGGCCCGCTCATCTACCTGCGCGACGAGGAGCTGTTCACCATCCCGCTCGGGCTCAAGATCCTGCTCGACCGGTTCGTGGGCAGCGGCAACTTCCAGTGGGAGGTCGTGGTGACGGCGTCCGTCATCACCACGCTGCCGATGGTCCTGCTGTTCTTCCTGGGCCAGCGGTACTTCGTCGACGGCGTCGCGGCGTCCCCGGGCGGGGGCAAGTAG
- a CDS encoding methionine ABC transporter ATP-binding protein, which translates to MITLRGVTKTFTTAGGTTTAVDDVDLHVERGAVQGIIGFSGAGKSTLVRTVNLLERPDSGSVVVDGEELTTLPERELRARRAKIGMIFQHFNLLENLTAAQNVELALRVAGAPKAGRAAKVARSLAVVDLSDKADAYPSKLSGGQKQRVAIARALANEPSVLLCDEPTSAVDPQTTITVLQYLKEVNERLGITIVLVTHQMNVVKALAGDVAVMESGRVVEHLRLDGSPLAPRSEIARFLLDDEIRLAPVDHGRTEPDAVVPPRAPVSLDRLEAVVERG; encoded by the coding sequence GTGATCACCCTCCGCGGGGTCACGAAGACCTTCACCACCGCCGGCGGCACCACGACGGCCGTCGACGACGTCGACCTGCACGTCGAGCGCGGCGCCGTGCAGGGGATCATCGGCTTCAGCGGTGCCGGCAAGTCGACCCTGGTCCGCACCGTCAACCTGCTCGAGCGGCCCGACAGCGGCTCGGTCGTCGTCGACGGCGAGGAGCTGACGACGCTGCCGGAGCGCGAGCTGCGCGCCCGGCGGGCCAAGATCGGCATGATCTTCCAGCACTTCAACCTGCTGGAGAACCTCACCGCGGCCCAGAACGTCGAGCTCGCGCTCCGCGTCGCGGGTGCCCCCAAGGCAGGGCGCGCGGCCAAGGTGGCCCGGAGCCTCGCGGTCGTCGACCTGTCCGACAAGGCCGACGCCTACCCGTCCAAGCTGTCGGGCGGGCAGAAGCAGCGGGTGGCGATCGCCCGGGCGCTGGCCAACGAGCCGTCGGTGCTGCTGTGCGACGAGCCGACCAGCGCGGTCGACCCGCAGACGACGATCACGGTGCTGCAGTACCTCAAGGAGGTCAACGAGCGCCTGGGCATCACCATCGTCCTGGTCACCCACCAGATGAACGTCGTCAAGGCCCTGGCCGGGGACGTCGCCGTCATGGAGTCCGGCCGGGTCGTCGAGCACCTGCGCCTGGACGGCAGCCCGCTGGCCCCGCGCAGCGAGATCGCCCGCTTCCTGCTCGACGACGAGATCCGGCTCGCCCCCGTCGACCACGGCCGGACCGAGCCCGACGCCGTCGTCCCACCGCGGGCCCCGGTCTCGCTGGACCGGCTGGAGGCGGTGGTGGAGCGTGGCTGA
- a CDS encoding HNH endonuclease signature motif containing protein, whose protein sequence is MDNGDAAGDAAGDAGAGGAPLLETLRRLAACAAELDSLLGPEQVWRSTDRDVLSAVVELSRTRSALDGAHLRLVREVDARGVATASPVATSPEGFLRSSCLVGAAQARRDVVAARATAPGEVLEPLARLLQDGRCTRGHVDQAVRVLDCIPEEVRERPGAGELISDYLLVAARDASPLDLQHAGQQLVRTLLPEPDERLDRLSHQRRFLDLATDATGMTVGRLQLDPVAGAALRTALQRWSGPESGADGEPDTRGPRQRRADALSALVDSALAVQQPRRGERPRVVLHMTPDQLTDIRTRSDEAATTRLGGLGGPDDPRGGAGAAGMPEVEGQGPVPAWAARRLVCDAVLQRVVAAPSEGPLDVGRTERLATLAQRRALAARDGGCVVPGCGAAPDICDAHHVVHWVDGGRTDLVNLVLLCPGHHTAVHAGTWGVAVDDAHQVTVTPPRWVDPERRPRPAWSQRARQMRDELSRRLASEAPHSSPIDEARGEDCLGEDRPHHPPGADPPSAHPLAANSLIAGPFSQNLFHDEATAETLPGRDPSAEGQEGRSPTGHDMSRAERGEENLFDPGSVGNPSRHPGMRAEALPP, encoded by the coding sequence ATGGACAACGGTGATGCTGCCGGTGATGCTGCCGGTGACGCTGGTGCCGGGGGCGCGCCGTTGCTCGAGACCCTGAGACGCCTGGCCGCGTGCGCCGCCGAGCTCGACAGCCTGCTCGGTCCCGAGCAGGTGTGGCGCAGCACCGACCGCGACGTCCTGTCGGCGGTCGTCGAGCTGTCGCGCACCCGGAGCGCCCTGGACGGAGCCCACCTGCGCCTGGTCCGCGAGGTCGACGCGCGCGGGGTGGCGACGGCGTCCCCGGTCGCGACCTCACCCGAGGGGTTCCTCCGCAGCTCCTGCCTCGTCGGTGCGGCCCAGGCACGGCGCGACGTTGTCGCGGCCCGGGCGACCGCGCCGGGCGAGGTGCTCGAGCCGCTGGCCCGCCTGCTGCAGGACGGTCGGTGCACCCGCGGGCACGTCGACCAGGCGGTCAGGGTGCTCGACTGCATCCCGGAGGAGGTGCGGGAGCGACCCGGTGCCGGGGAGCTGATCTCGGACTACCTGCTCGTCGCCGCGCGGGATGCCTCCCCGCTGGACCTCCAGCACGCCGGCCAGCAGCTGGTGCGCACGCTCCTGCCAGAGCCGGACGAGCGGCTCGACCGTCTGTCCCACCAGCGCCGCTTCCTCGACCTGGCGACCGATGCGACCGGCATGACGGTGGGCCGTCTGCAGCTCGACCCTGTCGCCGGTGCCGCCCTGCGGACGGCGCTCCAGCGGTGGAGCGGGCCCGAGTCCGGCGCTGACGGCGAGCCGGACACCCGCGGTCCCCGCCAGCGGCGGGCCGACGCGCTCTCCGCGCTCGTCGACAGCGCGCTCGCCGTCCAGCAGCCACGTCGCGGCGAGCGGCCCCGCGTCGTCCTCCACATGACGCCCGACCAGCTGACGGACATCCGTACCCGGTCGGACGAGGCTGCGACCACCCGCCTGGGTGGCCTGGGCGGCCCGGATGACCCGAGAGGCGGGGCCGGCGCGGCCGGCATGCCCGAGGTGGAGGGTCAGGGACCCGTCCCGGCATGGGCGGCCCGGCGGCTCGTCTGCGACGCCGTGCTCCAGCGGGTCGTCGCTGCCCCGTCGGAGGGACCGCTCGACGTCGGCCGGACGGAACGGCTCGCGACGCTCGCGCAGCGGCGTGCCCTCGCGGCACGTGACGGCGGCTGCGTGGTGCCCGGGTGCGGCGCTGCCCCCGACATCTGCGACGCCCACCACGTCGTCCACTGGGTCGACGGCGGGCGCACGGACCTGGTCAACCTCGTCCTGCTGTGCCCCGGCCACCACACCGCGGTGCACGCCGGGACCTGGGGGGTGGCCGTGGACGACGCTCACCAGGTGACGGTGACGCCCCCGCGCTGGGTCGACCCGGAGCGCCGGCCCCGTCCGGCCTGGAGCCAGCGCGCACGTCAGATGCGTGACGAGCTGTCCCGGCGGCTGGCGTCAGAGGCACCGCACTCCTCACCTATCGATGAAGCACGCGGTGAGGACTGCCTGGGCGAAGACAGACCCCACCACCCGCCCGGCGCGGACCCGCCCAGCGCGCACCCGCTCGCCGCGAACTCGTTGATCGCGGGCCCGTTCAGCCAGAACCTCTTCCATGACGAGGCCACCGCTGAGACGTTGCCCGGCCGCGACCCGAGCGCTGAGGGCCAGGAGGGTCGGAGTCCCACCGGTCACGACATGTCCCGCGCGGAGCGGGGCGAGGAGAACCTCTTCGACCCGGGATCAGTAGGTAACCCGTCGCGGCACCCCGGTATGAGGGCGGAGGCGCTGCCGCCGTGA
- a CDS encoding carbohydrate ABC transporter permease yields the protein MTAVATPAAAGATASVRRPGRGRLGGAGKGRGPKVPLRPSQRRNRRRTVLSALAFLSPWIIGFLVFTAWPIGYSLYLSLTDYDIINAPTFVGLENYVRLAGDPNVQLALGNTVVFTLLQVPLYVTLSFALALLLDKAGRSMGFFRTAFFLPRMTPPVAVGVLVLLLLNGQDGLLNTALGWFGIDGPNWTTDSAWIKPGLVLMSLWTVGGSVLILLAALRGVPRELLDAAKMDGAGFFRRTWHVTMPMVSGPLFFLVVVNTIDGLQTFTEAYTAYFGSTGGYGNDAALFYAIYLFQQAFQFFNMGYASALAWLLFLVVLAITGVQLLVSRRVVYYEADR from the coding sequence GTGACGGCGGTCGCGACCCCGGCGGCGGCGGGCGCGACCGCGTCCGTCCGCCGCCCCGGCCGGGGTCGGTTGGGCGGTGCCGGCAAGGGTCGCGGCCCGAAGGTCCCGCTACGGCCGAGCCAGCGCCGCAACCGGCGCCGCACGGTGCTGTCGGCACTGGCGTTCCTCAGCCCGTGGATCATCGGCTTCCTCGTCTTCACGGCCTGGCCGATCGGCTACAGCCTGTACCTGTCGCTGACCGACTACGACATCATCAACGCCCCGACGTTCGTGGGCCTCGAGAACTACGTGCGGCTGGCCGGCGACCCCAACGTGCAGCTGGCACTGGGCAACACGGTGGTGTTCACGCTGCTGCAGGTGCCGCTGTACGTCACCCTGTCGTTCGCGCTGGCCCTGCTGCTGGACAAGGCCGGACGGAGCATGGGCTTCTTCCGCACGGCGTTCTTCCTGCCGCGGATGACGCCGCCGGTCGCCGTCGGCGTGCTCGTCCTGCTGCTGCTCAACGGGCAGGACGGGCTGCTCAACACCGCGCTCGGCTGGTTCGGCATCGACGGCCCCAACTGGACGACCGACTCGGCGTGGATCAAGCCGGGCCTGGTGCTCATGAGCCTGTGGACGGTCGGCGGCTCGGTGCTCATCCTGCTCGCCGCCCTGCGGGGGGTGCCGCGGGAGCTGCTGGACGCCGCGAAGATGGACGGTGCCGGCTTCTTCCGCCGCACCTGGCACGTGACGATGCCGATGGTCAGCGGGCCCCTGTTCTTCCTCGTCGTGGTCAACACCATCGACGGTCTGCAGACCTTCACCGAGGCCTACACGGCGTACTTCGGCTCCACCGGCGGGTACGGCAACGACGCGGCGCTGTTCTACGCGATCTACCTGTTCCAGCAGGCGTTCCAGTTCTTCAACATGGGCTACGCCTCCGCGCTGGCCTGGCTGCTGTTCCTCGTGGTCCTCGCGATCACCGGGGTGCAGCTCCTGGTGTCCCGCCGCGTCGTCTACTACGAGGCCGACCGGTGA
- a CDS encoding NtaA/DmoA family FMN-dependent monooxygenase yields MSTPDPGTAPAPLPGPGAPGRPRLLLSAFLMATPGHILEGLWRHPRAQQDRYDELSLWTDLARQLEDARFDAMFFADVVGLYGDHRGGWDTFVREGIQIPSLDPSVMLSALGAVTEHIGLAWTSSVIQEHPFTFARRAATLDHLTRGRVGWNIVTSALENAHRNYGLPGLTPHDERYAWAEEYVDVVYKLLEGSWDDDAEVKDRAAGVFSVPGRIHKVHHRGERYSVEGPHLVAPSPQRTPVLFQAGTSPVGMDFAARNAEAVFMFAGSPAGAAKVTTTVRRLAVEHGRRADDVKFFTGLSLVVGSTEAEARRLKADYDEHLSVEGLAAHMLGGMGVDLGDAPVDTRLKDLEVQGVRGVHQAIIDSVPGGDPTIEDMVRYRSEMMRLVGTPEQVADRLEQWQDAGVDGINIINHVLPDSYTEVVEGLLPELRRRGLAQEEYAPGTFREKLFGRQDGGRLDERHPAARFRGAFGGPEGSSA; encoded by the coding sequence GTGAGCACCCCCGACCCCGGTACCGCCCCCGCCCCCTTGCCCGGTCCCGGCGCACCCGGGCGTCCCCGGCTGCTGCTGAGCGCGTTCCTCATGGCCACGCCCGGCCACATCCTGGAGGGGCTGTGGCGCCACCCCCGCGCCCAGCAGGACCGCTACGACGAGCTGTCGCTGTGGACGGACCTGGCCCGCCAGCTCGAGGACGCCCGGTTCGACGCGATGTTCTTCGCCGACGTGGTCGGGCTCTACGGCGACCACCGGGGTGGCTGGGACACCTTCGTCCGCGAGGGCATCCAGATCCCCTCGCTCGACCCGTCGGTGATGCTGTCCGCCCTTGGCGCCGTCACCGAGCACATCGGCCTGGCGTGGACGAGCTCCGTCATCCAAGAGCACCCGTTCACGTTCGCCCGCCGCGCGGCGACGCTCGACCACCTCACCCGCGGCCGGGTCGGCTGGAACATCGTCACCTCGGCCCTGGAGAACGCTCACCGCAACTACGGCCTGCCCGGGCTCACCCCCCACGACGAGCGCTACGCCTGGGCCGAGGAGTACGTCGACGTCGTCTACAAGCTGCTCGAGGGCAGCTGGGACGACGACGCCGAGGTCAAGGACCGGGCGGCCGGCGTCTTCTCGGTCCCGGGCCGCATCCACAAGGTCCACCACCGCGGCGAGCGGTACTCCGTCGAGGGGCCGCACCTGGTGGCCCCGTCGCCGCAGCGCACCCCGGTGCTCTTCCAGGCCGGCACCTCGCCGGTCGGCATGGACTTCGCCGCCCGCAACGCCGAGGCGGTGTTCATGTTCGCCGGCTCACCCGCGGGCGCGGCCAAGGTCACCACCACCGTCCGCCGCCTCGCCGTCGAGCACGGCCGCCGCGCCGACGACGTCAAGTTCTTCACCGGCCTGTCGCTGGTGGTCGGCAGCACCGAGGCCGAGGCGCGCCGGCTCAAGGCGGACTACGACGAGCACCTGTCCGTCGAGGGGCTCGCCGCGCACATGCTCGGCGGCATGGGCGTCGACCTGGGCGACGCCCCGGTGGACACCCGGCTCAAGGACCTCGAGGTCCAGGGCGTGCGCGGGGTGCACCAGGCGATCATCGACTCGGTGCCCGGCGGCGACCCGACCATCGAGGACATGGTCCGGTACCGCTCGGAGATGATGCGGCTCGTCGGCACGCCGGAGCAGGTCGCCGACCGGCTGGAGCAGTGGCAGGACGCCGGCGTCGACGGCATCAACATCATCAACCACGTGCTGCCGGACAGCTACACCGAGGTCGTCGAAGGGCTGCTCCCCGAGCTGCGCCGCCGCGGACTGGCGCAGGAGGAGTACGCGCCGGGGACCTTCCGCGAGAAGCTCTTCGGCCGCCAGGACGGCGGACGGCTCGACGAGCGGCACCCCGCGGCCCGGTTCCGCGGCGCCTTCGGGGGCCCCGAGGGGTCCTCGGCCTGA